Proteins from a genomic interval of Clostridia bacterium:
- the mazG gene encoding nucleoside triphosphate pyrophosphohydrolase: protein MSEENSLEPLVEVVKRLLAPDGCPWDREQDHFTLRSCLLEETYEVIEAINSENKEWLKEELGDLLLQIVFHALLAEEKAEFNLREVIAGITEKMIRRHPHVFGEVVVADSAEVLENWEEIKKAEKGREKGVLGELNRALPALLLAEEVQAKVKKVGFDWEDLRGPVAKVKEELQELEEALAVEGNKQKIEEELGDLLFAVVNVARFVNLSPEVALLKTITKFIRRFNYLEREIMDNNLTWEAVNLQYLDEIWEKAKIKGL from the coding sequence ATGTCGGAGGAGAATTCCTTGGAGCCATTGGTGGAAGTTGTTAAAAGACTTTTGGCTCCAGATGGCTGTCCCTGGGATCGGGAGCAAGACCATTTTACACTTAGGTCTTGTTTATTAGAGGAGACCTATGAAGTTATTGAAGCTATTAATAGTGAAAATAAGGAATGGTTAAAAGAGGAATTAGGAGATCTACTATTACAAATAGTATTTCACGCACTGTTAGCGGAAGAAAAAGCAGAATTTAATTTGCGGGAAGTAATTGCCGGAATTACTGAAAAAATGATCCGCCGTCATCCCCATGTATTTGGGGAAGTGGTGGTAGCAGATTCTGCTGAAGTTCTTGAGAATTGGGAGGAAATTAAAAAGGCTGAAAAGGGTAGGGAAAAAGGGGTACTGGGTGAATTAAACCGGGCATTACCGGCATTACTTTTGGCTGAAGAGGTACAAGCTAAGGTAAAAAAGGTGGGCTTTGATTGGGAAGATTTACGGGGACCCGTGGCTAAAGTTAAAGAGGAATTGCAGGAATTGGAAGAGGCCTTGGCTGTTGAAGGAAATAAACAAAAAATAGAGGAAGAATTAGGTGATTTACTTTTTGCGGTTGTAAATGTGGCTCGTTTTGTGAATCTTTCACCTGAGGTGGCTTTATTGAAAACTATTACCAAATTCATTCGTCGTTTTAATTATTTGGAAAGGGAAATTATGGATAATAATTTGACTTGGGAAGCGGTCAATTTACAATATTTGGATGAAATTTGGGAAAAGGCTAAAATAAAAGGCTTATAA
- a CDS encoding HU family DNA-binding protein, which yields MNKAELVSAVAEKAEMTKKDAEKALSAVLASIEAALVSGDRVQLVGFGTFEVRPRAARMGRNPATGEPIHIPATKVPAFKAGKALKEAVANS from the coding sequence TTGAATAAGGCTGAATTAGTTAGTGCAGTGGCTGAAAAAGCGGAAATGACTAAAAAGGATGCCGAAAAGGCCCTGTCTGCTGTTCTCGCCAGTATCGAAGCAGCACTGGTTAGTGGGGACAGAGTACAGCTTGTTGGTTTTGGTACTTTTGAAGTGAGACCACGGGCCGCACGGATGGGTCGTAATCCGGCTACTGGGGAACCGATTCATATACCGGCCACAAAAGTACCAGCTTTTAAAGCAGGGAAAGCTTTAAAAGAGGCAGTAGCCAATAGTTAA
- a CDS encoding RNA-binding S4 domain-containing protein — translation MRLDKFLKVSRLIKRRALAKEVTNAGRILLNGRVAKPGTKVKPGDILEIGWGSKQTKVKVLEVKDNVRADDAASLYKIME, via the coding sequence ATGAGATTAGATAAGTTTTTGAAAGTATCACGTTTAATTAAACGTCGTGCTTTGGCTAAGGAAGTAACGAACGCTGGGAGAATTTTGTTAAATGGGAGAGTGGCTAAGCCGGGGACCAAAGTTAAACCCGGTGATATTTTGGAAATCGGTTGGGGCTCTAAACAAACAAAGGTGAAAGTGCTGGAAGTTAAGGATAATGTACGGGCAGATGATGCGGCAAGTTTGTATAAAATTATGGAGTGA